From the genome of Spirochaetota bacterium, one region includes:
- a CDS encoding 1-acyl-sn-glycerol-3-phosphate acyltransferase: MKTVIELLKIAYTLVLLPTVIILTIVIGLTAITISFFSKRVAHYFEKLYFNCILTVTFTKVNVEGIENIENTKNYVVISNHQSAFDIVTLSAKLPLRIVWVSKESVFKIPIIGQFMKSMGYISIPREKIRESINAVKEGSKKINGSPTIFPEGTRSSDGRLQKFKKGFLIIAENTGLDILPVVIKGTINIMRKGSLVVTPFVNVSLKILPPIRNDYVIGNPNILEELYSLYISNLS, from the coding sequence GTGAAAACTGTTATTGAATTACTCAAAATCGCATATACCCTTGTTCTTTTACCAACAGTCATTATTCTCACAATCGTTATAGGACTAACCGCTATTACTATTAGTTTTTTCTCCAAAAGGGTTGCACACTACTTTGAGAAGTTATACTTCAACTGCATACTAACTGTCACTTTTACTAAAGTTAATGTTGAAGGTATTGAAAATATAGAGAATACAAAGAATTATGTTGTTATTTCTAACCATCAGAGTGCTTTTGATATTGTAACTTTATCTGCTAAACTGCCTTTGAGGATAGTGTGGGTTTCAAAAGAGTCTGTATTTAAGATACCAATCATAGGTCAGTTTATGAAGTCAATGGGTTACATATCCATACCTAGAGAGAAAATAAGAGAGTCAATAAATGCAGTTAAAGAAGGTTCAAAGAAAATCAATGGTAGTCCTACGATATTTCCAGAAGGAACAAGGTCAAGCGATGGAAGACTTCAGAAGTTCAAAAAGGGATTTCTTATCATAGCAGAAAATACAGGGCTAGACATACTACCAGTGGTAATAAAGGGAACCATAAACATTATGAGAAAGGGATCTCTAGTGGTTACTCCTTTCGTTAACGTCTCTCTCAAAATACTACCTCCTATAAGGAATGATTATGTCATCGGCAATCCTAACATACTTGAAGAATTGTATTCATTATACATCTCAAACTTGTCATAA